One genomic segment of Deinococcus budaensis includes these proteins:
- a CDS encoding DUF2721 domain-containing protein has product MADPTLSVLTAMITPAVLISGAGTLLLSTSNRLGRSTDRVRVLTARFKVLVGEEGQREPLAREEKRMIVEQLPRLTRRTRYLQRALRAFYVAVALLVGTSILIGAGELGGWSGGPLPVLLALLGAGSLAYGALLLSFEATLSGITTREEMRFLVSLGEHYATLYQEGAEDAEHTAAGRVSPQPKRPPPGEG; this is encoded by the coding sequence ATGGCCGACCCCACCCTCAGCGTCCTCACGGCCATGATCACGCCCGCCGTGCTGATCTCGGGCGCGGGCACCCTGCTGCTGAGCACCAGCAACCGCCTGGGCCGCAGCACCGACCGGGTGCGGGTCCTGACCGCCCGCTTCAAGGTCCTGGTGGGCGAGGAGGGCCAGCGCGAACCCCTCGCCCGCGAGGAGAAACGCATGATCGTCGAGCAGCTCCCGCGCCTGACCCGCCGCACCCGTTACCTCCAGCGGGCGCTGCGGGCCTTTTACGTGGCGGTGGCCCTGCTGGTGGGGACCAGCATCCTGATCGGGGCAGGCGAGCTGGGCGGTTGGTCGGGCGGTCCCCTGCCGGTGCTGCTCGCCCTGCTGGGGGCGGGGAGCCTCGCCTACGGGGCGCTGCTGCTGAGTTTCGAGGCGACCCTCAGCGGCATCACCACCCGTGAGGAGATGCGCTTTCTGGTGAGCCTGGGCGAGCACTACGCCACGCTCTATCAGGAGGGCGCGGAGGACGCTGAGCATACCGCAGCGGGCCGCGTCTCTCCCCAACCGAAAAGACCCCCACCCGGCGAGGGGTGA